A stretch of the Conger conger chromosome 3, fConCon1.1, whole genome shotgun sequence genome encodes the following:
- the alpk1 gene encoding alpha-protein kinase 1, which produces MNNREVVAMLEECRQTAAAGSVEPTDEAKEGFLRCRASLSAELSALLQDAAAMKWPFVPEKWQYKQAVTLEDKTTLKELISRHLPQLLMLLRASLLAGEPLWAASTVFLVDRFLYWVDTSKSLLKIAQALHKHYPTTPIAPQVVIRQARLSLNSGKLQKAEYILSSLINNSGATGCWVYHADSDRVLVQAVSVQVRGQVLQKLGMWIEAAELIWASLIGLHALPEPDRKGIGTSLGLLANILVSMNDTDFQAFIAGQHMDLRLLKERGHRLLAAAEAAKMAVVYSQYDSLYVLSNVVTQGICLLAYSFSPGCGPTEREAILGEAKEAFQIGLLAKREGEVVTSKQDLHLLIKAAYSLTVTHKWLGSARGQVIEASQVCQEVVEKLHAYSAVGGGERDALGAEIMGLVGRVKVVLGVKPFTTSDERSFIPDSYRSAEETPVRFSTDHFSEVMGRFRKHHASVCQAHRMSRSGASRSGVQECSVTCITTMKTATETLDTEGATEKYTHDNWPLGRRPDRQTKGGHVEQQCSNELTEGEETDGATSSEGCGFKGMSKKTSTSCSFRDRPASLIDAGVRSKGRNAVTCAIRKAETRVDQKCLTEVSDEDGENVSSEDPGSLAGYEGESASGYRQSPHASSRGTSALPSSWESISYPDTESKKGPNDTTARVSANDSVTEWVEVGMELQYETKDSNKENMKAGQGSKGCQFNGVDNGRNSSSSLKDPSPFIEPKKIGKDKKSVTRAKQRVAMWVDQQCPTEFSDEEVNSETNSKRLGIKGMDKARTSSCSPRDGPPSVIKPKSLNKWVDPQCPTEFSDEEVNSETNSKGLGIKGMDKARTSSCSPRDGPPSVIKPKSLNKWVDPQCPTEFSDEEVNSETNSKRLGIKGMDKARTSSCSPRDGPPSVIKPKSLNKWVDPQCPTEFSDEEVNSETNSKGLGIKGMDKARTSSCSPRDGPPSVIKPKSLSKWVDPQCPTEFSDEEVNSETNSKGLGIKGMDKARTSSCSPRDGPPSVIKPKSLSKWVDPQCATEFSDEEVDGETSLAGHGFKGMGSTRTASSPLGDSLGSNSSWQKLCLSDTGSPVTSGKDSRRPSDNHTEEEWVNVDCPKAVKDEVLDKAGSSFKDTRRVGSLCDSLSSGSSWQKLSFSDAGSALSSGRGACSSAKQRVRVDRQCPTEGSDMEDQRDTGSFPARALKADYHQPEPRQVDPKAETEDYVLGDLSMSAECDEPKDSAAEIGGVGHFAEPKSFRIMGNEEGREGELGKLYLDDYQQPSYNNQSHNRCLGKCTLCSLVPECSPTLTEQDYKALLSGVCHKCLLNRLDVKKTFRLRKHRTAYSALLLKYSKVTDRWTSRETKVFIGDPIGKKGCQRTAFWVQILHQEEVLGSYVGKTYQFEKEIRYHLTDVERQMTAQYYVTEFNKRLYEKSVPAQLFFIPSEVLLILEGDVITDCVTVEPYMLGDFVKLTNNTVYTNQNYEATDYGIAFGHFTYQLSGGKEVVVDLQGWVTDNGKGLTYLTDPQIHSVTGVGSRHGARGIKQFLENQHGPQCNGICKALSLGLLQ; this is translated from the exons ATGAATAACCGGGAGGTTGTGGCTATGCTGGAGGAGTGTCGGCAGACTGCGGCCGCTGGATCCGTGGAACCCACTGATGAAGCGAAGGAGGGATTCCTGCGATGCAGGG CGTCCCTCTCCGCCGAGCTcagtgcattgctccaggacgCAGCGGCAATGAAGTGGCCCTTCGTTCCAGAGAAATGGCAGTACAAGCAGGCCGTCACCTTGGAGGACAAGACCACGCTCAAGGAACTCATCAGCAGGCATCTGCCCCAGCTTCTG ATGCTCCTGAGAGCGTCCCTTTtagctggagagcccttgtgGGCAGCTTCCACGGTGTTCCTGGTGGACCGTTTCCTGTACTGGGTGGACACCTCCAAAAGCCTGCTGAAGATCGCCCAGGCCCTGCACAAGCACTACCCGACCACGCCCATTGCCCCCCAGGTGGTCATCAGGCAGGCCCGTCTGTCCCTCAACtctg GTAAACTCCAGAAGGCAGAGTACATTCTGAGCAGCCTGATCAACAACAGCGGAGCAACAG gtTGCTGGGTGTACCATGCCGATAGCGACAGAGTCCTGGTACAGGCTGTCAGTGTGCAGGTACGAGGGCAGGTGCTGCAGAAGCTGg GGATGTGGATCGAGGCTGCAGAGCTCATCTGGGCGTCACTGATTGGTTTACATGCTCTCCCTGAACCAGACAGAAAG GGGATCGGAACATCTCTAGGGCTATTGGCAAACATTCTGGTGTCGATGAACGATACAGATTTCCAGGCATTCATCGCAGGTCAACACATGGATCTG CGCTTACTGAAAGAGAGAGGTCATCGCTTACTGGCAGCAGCCGAAGCTGCCAAAATGGCCGTGGTGTACAGCCAGTATGATTCTCTCTACGTGCTAAGCAATGTG GTGACCCAGGGCATTTGTCTGTTGGCCTACAGCTTCTCGCCAGGGTGTggccccacagagagagaggccatcCTCGGCGAAGCCAAGGAGGCCTTCCAGATCGGCCTGCTGGCCAAGCGGGAGGGCGAGGTGGTGACCAGCAAGCAGGACCTGCACCTGTTGATCAAGGCGGCGTACTCTCTGACCGTCACCCACAAGTGGTTGGGCTCTGCTCGGGGACAGGTCATTGAGGCCAGCCAGGTGTGCCAAGAGGTCGTGGAGAAGCTGCACGCCTACAGTGCCGTGGGTGGTGGGGAGAGAGATGCGCTGGGCGCTGAGATCATGGGCCTGGTGGGGCGGGTGAAGGTGGTCCTGGGAGTCAAGCCCTTCACCACGTCTGACGAGCGATCCTTCATCCCGGACAGCTACCGCTCAGCGGAGGAGACCCCTGTCAGGTTTTCGACCGACCACTTCTCAGAGGTGATGGGCAGGTTTCGGAAGCACCACGCATCGGTGTGCCAGGCTCACAGAATGTCCAGGAGTGGTGCGTCCAGGAGCGGGGTCCAGGAGTGCTCTGTCACCTGCATCACCACCATGAAGACAGCCACTGAAACCCTGGACACAGAAGGTGCCACAGAAAAGTATACACATGACAACTGGCCTCTGGGGAGAagaccagacagacagacaaaaggGGGacatgtggagcagcagtgttccAATGAGCTCACTGAAGGAGAGGAGACGGATGGTGCCACCAGCAGTGAGGGGTGTGGATTTAAAGGAATGAGCAAAAAGACGTCTACCTCCTGCTCCTTTAGAGACAGACCGGCGTCCCTAATTGATGCCGGAGTGAGAAGCAAGGGCAGAAATGCCGTGACCTGTGCCATTCGGAAAGCAGAGACGAGGGTGGATCAGAAGTGTCTGACAGAGGTCAGTGACGAGGACGGTGAAAACGTCTCTAGTGAGGATCCTGGATCTTTGGCGGGATATGAAGGAGAAAGTGCAAGCGGTTATAGACAGAGCCCTCACGCTTCCTCAAGAGGTACTTCGGCCCTGCCTTCGTCCTGGGAGTCCATTTCCTATCCTGACACAGAAAGTAAGAAGGGCCCGAATGACACAACCGCTAGAGTGTCTGCTAATGACTCAGTGACAGAATGGGTGGAAGTTGGGATGGAGCTCCAGTATGAGACCAAGGACAGTAATAAAGAGAATATGAAGGCAGGACAAGGCAGTAAAGGTTGCCAATTTAATGGAGTCGACAATGGAAGGAATTCCTCCAGTTCACTGAAAGACCCATCTCCTTTCATTGAGCCCAAAAAGATAGGCAAGGATAAAAAATCTGTAACTCGTGCGAAACAGAGAGTGGCAATGTGGGTGGACCAGCAGTGTCCGACAGAGTTCAGCGATGAAGAGGTGAACAGTGAAACCAACAGCAAACGGCTTGGGATTAAGGGAATGGACAAAGCAAGGacttcctcctgctctccgAGAGATGGTCCACCTTCCGTCATTAAACCCAAATCATTAAACAAGTGGGTGGACCCACAGTGTCCTACAGAGTTCAGCGATGAAGAGGTGAACAGTGAAACCAACAGCAAAGGGCTTGGGATTAAGGGAATGGACAAAGCAAGGacttcctcctgctctccgAGAGATGGTCCACCTTCCGTCATTAAACCCAAATCATTAAACAAGTGGGTGGACCCACAGTGTCCTACAGAGTTCAGCGATGAAGAGGTGAACAGTGAAACCAACAGCAAACGGCTTGGGATTAAGGGAATGGACAAAGCAAGGacttcctcctgctctccgAGAGATGGTCCACCTTCCGTCATTAAACCCAAATCATTAAACAAGTGGGTGGACCCACAGTGTCCTACAGAGTTCAGCGATGAAGAGGTGAACAGTGAAACCAACAGCAAAGGGCTTGGGATTAAGGGAATGGACAAAGCAAGGacttcctcctgctctccgAGAGATGGTCCACCTTCCGTCATTAAACCCAAATCATTAAGCAAGTGGGTGGACCCACAGTGTCCTACAGAGTTCAGCGATGAAGAGGTGAACAGTGAAACCAACAGCAAAGGGCTTGGGATTAAGGGAATGGACAAAGCAAGGacttcctcctgctctccgAGAGATGGTCCACCTTCCGTCATTAAACCCAAATCATTAAGCAAGTGGGTGGACCCACAGTGTGCTACAGAGTTCAGCGATGAGGAGGTGGATGGTGAAACCAGTCTTGCAGGGCATGGGTTTAAAGGGATGGGCAGTACGAGGACTGCTTCCAGCCCTCTCGGTGATAGTCTGGGTTCGAATTCCTCATGGCAGAAGCTCTGTCTTTCTGACACAGGGTCCCCTGTTACCAGTGGAAAAGACAGCAGAAGACCTTCTGACAATCACACAGAGGAGGAGTGGGTAAACGTGGACTGTCCTAAAGCAGTTAAAGACGAGGTGCTTGATAAAGCAGGGAGTAGTTTTAAAGACACGAGGAGAGTCGGCTCTCTCTGCGATAGTCTGAGTTCTGGTTCTTCATGGCAGAAGCTCAGTTTCTCTGACGCAGGGTCTGCGCTTAGCAGCGGTAGAGGTGCTTGCTCCAGTGCTAAACAGAGAGTGCGGGTGGACCGGCAGTGTCCTACAGAGGGCAGTGATATGGAAGATCAGAGGGACACAGGATCATTCCCTGCGCGCGCACTGAAAGCGGACTACCACCAGCCAGAGCCACGCCAAGTAGACCCCAAGGCAGAGACTGAGGACTATGTACTGGGAGACCTCAGCATGTCCGCTGAGTGTGACGAACCTAAAGATTCTGCTGCAGAGATTGGTGGCGTGGGACATTTTGCAGAGCCAAAGTCTTTTCGGATCATGGGAAATGAGGAAGGACGTGAGGGGGAACTTGGAAAGCTCTATCTGGATGACTACCAGCAGCCCTCGTACAATAATCAGTCACATAATCGGTGTCTTGGGAAGTGCACGCTGTGTAGTCTAGTCCCTGAGTGTTCACCCACCCTGACGGAGCAAGATTACAAAGCTCTTCTGTCTGGCGTGTGTCACAAATGTCTGCTTAATAGGCTGGACGTGAAAAAGACGTTTAGACTGAGGAAACACAGGACTGCCTACA GTGCCCTTCTTCTGAAATACTCCAAGGTGACTGATCGCTGGACATCCCGGGAGACAAAGGTGTTCATTGGAGACCCCATTGGGAAAAAAGGCTGCCAAAGAACAGCATTTTGGGTGCAGATTCTGCACCAGGAAGAGGTTCTGGGCAG TTATGTCGGGAAGACGTACCAATTTGAAAAAGAGATCCGCTACCACCTAACTGACGTGGAGAGACAGATGACGGCGCAGTATTACGTAACGGAGTTCAACAAGAGGCTGTACGAGAAGAGCGTCCCTGCACAGCTCTTCTTTATTCCATCTGAAGTTCTTCTG ATTCTAGaaggtgatgtcatcactgaCTGTGTGACAGTAGAACCGTACATGCTGGGAGACTTTGTAAAGCTGACCAATAACACCGTCTATACCAACCAAAATTATGAAGCCACAGACTATGGCATTGCTTTTGGCCATTTCACTTACCAGCTCTCCGGTGGCAAAGAGGTGGTTGTAGACTTGCAAG GGTGGGTGACAGACAATGGGAAGGGATTGACGTACCTCACCGACCCCCAGATCCACTCGGTCACGGGGGTGGGATCTCGCCATGGCGCACGCGGCATCAAACAGTTTCTGGAGAACCAGCATGGCCCACAGTGCAATGGCATCTGCAAAGCCCTATCCCTGGGGCTGCTCCAGTGA